The segment TTGATACCGATCAGATACCCGATAATATTTGCGCCGCGGTGGAGAAGCGGCGTCCAGATGAGGATTGCAATAAAGATCCACACGGTGATATACTCCATCATCCACGGCCAGGCAAAGACTGCCAGGAGCACAAGAGATCCTGCTACCAGATCGTACATATCTGCGATCGGCCATTTCTCCCCGCGGTCTTTTCCTGCGCGGCGTTTAAAAAAACTCTTTACCATGTCGCCAAGAAGCGCACCGGCGGCAAGGGCCGTTATGGTTACGATAGTGTGCTGCGGCAGCCAGTCCCAGTGAAATGTCTGTGCAAGGAATATCTGCAGGAGTCCGAACAGAACTCCGACACCGATACCTCCGATGAGTCCGCGCCATGTTTTCCCGTCTCCGAGGTATCTGCGCCCGTCTTTTGCGCATTTCCAAAAGTCAACCGGGGTACCGCCGCCAAACGGAACCGCGCCCGCATTTGCAACGTATGCAGGCACCATTATCCAGAACGCTGCAATGAACGTCAGCAAAACCGCAAGAATGGTCTCCACAATCATCTGATCACACGATCCATAGTTTATTTAATGGAAAGCAGAAAGATATAATTACTTACATTTTGGCGGCATGAACCGCCGATACCCAAGGAGATACTCGGGTCCATGAAAATCATCAAAGAAACAAAAAGCATGTGTCCGGTCTGCGGCAGGCTGCTCCCCGCAACAGTTACTGAAGAGGATGGAGCTGTCTGGATTCGCAGAACCTGCCCGGAACACGGTGAACTACGATCTCTCTACTGGTCGGATGCAGAGATGTATCACCGGTATGAACAGTATGACCGCGAAGGTCGCGGCGTCTACAACCCGAACACCAATACGCCCGGCGAGTGTACCCAGCGCTGCGGATTGTGTGCCCACCATAAATCCGGCACCCTTCTTGCAAACATTGATCTCACGAACCGCTGCAATCTGAATTGTGACTTCTGTTTCGCCAACGCCCGTGCGTGCGGATATATATATGAGCCGACGTTTGACGAAATTGTCTCAATGCTTGAGCTGCTCAGAAATGAAGAGCCGGTCCCCTGTCCGGCTGTGCAGTTTGCCGGCGGCGAGCCGACCATGCGCGATGATCTGACGGATATCATCAAGAAGGCCAAGGAACTCGGATTTTCGCAGGTGCAGATGGCATCAAACGGTGTCAAGCTTGCACGCAATCCCGAACTTGCCCGGGAATGGCGGGCTGCCGGTCTTTCCACCGTGTATCTGCACTTTGACGGAACTACCAAAGATACCAACCCGCTTCTGGAAAAGACCAGTCTTCCGGCGATTGAAAGCTGCCGGAAAGCAGGTCTCGGCATTGTTCTCGTGCCGACCGTTATCAACGGCAAAAACGATCATCAGGTAGGGGACATCATCAAGTTCGCGGCAAAGAACATTGATGTGATTCGCGGCATTAACTTCCAGCCTGTAGCCTTTACCGGTGCTGCCAAAAATGATGATGTGGAGCGGGAGCGTGTTACTGTTCCGGATCTTGTCAAGCGTATGGAGGAGCAGACCGACGGCGCATTAAAGCAGTCCGATTTCTATCCGGTACCGTCAATGATGGCTGTCTGCGATCTGATCGAGTCCTACACCGGGGAAGCACAGATTATGTTCTGCGCCCATCCGCACTGCGGAGCTGCAACCTACGGCTTTGTTAACGAAAAGGGCGATCTTGTACCGGTTAACCGGTTCATTGATGTGGACAAGTTCCTGACCGAGGTCGCAAAGATGGCGGAAAAATTCCGGAACGCAGGTAAAACCGGCAAATACCTTGCAATGGTCACCGGTCTGAACAACATGCG is part of the Methanocorpusculum vombati genome and harbors:
- a CDS encoding CDP-2,3-bis-(O-geranylgeranyl)-sn-glycerol synthase → MIVETILAVLLTFIAAFWIMVPAYVANAGAVPFGGGTPVDFWKCAKDGRRYLGDGKTWRGLIGGIGVGVLFGLLQIFLAQTFHWDWLPQHTIVTITALAAGALLGDMVKSFFKRRAGKDRGEKWPIADMYDLVAGSLVLLAVFAWPWMMEYITVWIFIAILIWTPLLHRGANIIGYLIGIKQVPW
- the tes gene encoding tetraether lipid synthase Tes, whose protein sequence is MKIIKETKSMCPVCGRLLPATVTEEDGAVWIRRTCPEHGELRSLYWSDAEMYHRYEQYDREGRGVYNPNTNTPGECTQRCGLCAHHKSGTLLANIDLTNRCNLNCDFCFANARACGYIYEPTFDEIVSMLELLRNEEPVPCPAVQFAGGEPTMRDDLTDIIKKAKELGFSQVQMASNGVKLARNPELAREWRAAGLSTVYLHFDGTTKDTNPLLEKTSLPAIESCRKAGLGIVLVPTVINGKNDHQVGDIIKFAAKNIDVIRGINFQPVAFTGAAKNDDVERERVTVPDLVKRMEEQTDGALKQSDFYPVPSMMAVCDLIESYTGEAQIMFCAHPHCGAATYGFVNEKGDLVPVNRFIDVDKFLTEVAKMAEKFRNAGKTGKYLAMVTGLNNMRKIVEKGEVEGIKIDMNKMIYDALIKHDYNSIGQFHKNALFIGTMHFMDCFNYDTDRVERCCIHYTTPDGRLIPFCTYNSGPVYREQVWKKYAKPMPAKKNASAGGSCAGCGDCGSVENTE